From the Billgrantia sulfidoxydans genome, one window contains:
- a CDS encoding metal ABC transporter permease gives MAFVNLLPESLAAPFEYRFMQRALLTSVLVGAICGLLSCYVVLKRWSLLGDAISHAVLPGVAIAYLLGWPFFIGAFVTGALTSLGIGAIERHTRIKSDAAMGLMFTAAFALGIVIISKIATSTHLLHILFGNVLGVKTSALLLTLLASAVTLLAIWLAYRPLLLYTFDPQQAQALGFRTSVIHYGLILLLTLTIVASLETVGIILVVAMLITPGATAHLLTDRFTTMLAISVAVGVTSAVVGLVVSVSLDVASGGAIVLVASGLFLLALLAAPRHGLVARHWRRWRLNRAQA, from the coding sequence ATGGCGTTCGTCAATCTCCTGCCCGAGAGCCTGGCCGCGCCCTTCGAGTACCGCTTCATGCAGCGCGCCCTGCTCACGTCGGTGCTGGTGGGGGCGATCTGCGGGCTGCTCTCCTGCTACGTGGTGCTCAAGCGCTGGTCGCTGCTGGGGGATGCCATTTCCCATGCGGTGCTGCCCGGCGTGGCGATTGCCTACCTGCTGGGCTGGCCGTTCTTCATCGGCGCCTTCGTCACCGGCGCGCTGACCTCGCTGGGCATCGGCGCCATCGAACGCCACACCCGCATCAAGTCGGATGCGGCGATGGGGCTGATGTTCACCGCCGCCTTCGCGCTGGGCATCGTGATCATCAGCAAGATCGCCACCAGCACCCACCTGCTGCATATCCTGTTCGGCAACGTGCTGGGGGTGAAGACCTCGGCGTTGCTACTGACGCTGCTGGCCAGCGCGGTGACGCTGCTGGCGATCTGGCTGGCCTATCGCCCGCTGCTGCTCTATACCTTCGACCCGCAGCAGGCCCAGGCGCTGGGCTTCCGCACCAGCGTGATCCACTATGGCCTGATCCTGCTGCTGACGCTGACCATCGTCGCCAGCCTGGAAACCGTGGGCATCATCCTGGTGGTGGCGATGCTGATCACCCCCGGCGCCACGGCCCACCTGCTCACCGACCGCTTCACCACGATGCTGGCGATCTCGGTCGCGGTCGGCGTGACCTCCGCCGTGGTGGGGCTGGTGGTGTCGGTATCGCTGGACGTCGCCTCGGGGGGCGCCATCGTGCTGGTGGCCTCGGGCCTGTTCCTCCTTGCCCTGCTGGCGGCACCCAGGCACGGCTTGGTGGCGCGCCACTGGCGGCGCTGGCGGCTCAATCGCGCTCAGGCCTGA
- a CDS encoding metal ABC transporter ATP-binding protein, whose translation MTHPVPALQAHRLCAAYHQQPVLEDITLALPQGQWTAIVGPNGAGKSSLLNLVIGSLVPLRGELRILGGSPAAQRRAGNIAYMAQQENMEWDFPISVHDTVLTGRYGLMRHDPLWQRLLPRHWANPDHRQAVEAALDAVDMADYAARPIGELSGGQKKRVMLARALAQQARILLLDEPLAGVDPPSEKLILATLERERSAGRTIIMVTHDMPSARVHADNVLLINRTLVGLGTPDEMLNDTMLARLAVGTPDAMRGGARVAA comes from the coding sequence ATGACCCACCCCGTTCCGGCACTTCAGGCACACCGGCTCTGTGCGGCCTATCACCAGCAGCCTGTGCTCGAGGACATCACCCTGGCGCTGCCGCAGGGGCAGTGGACGGCCATCGTCGGCCCCAACGGCGCCGGCAAGTCGAGCCTGCTCAACCTGGTGATCGGCAGCCTCGTGCCGCTGCGCGGCGAGCTTCGGATCCTCGGCGGGAGCCCTGCGGCACAGCGCCGGGCCGGCAACATCGCCTACATGGCCCAGCAGGAGAACATGGAGTGGGACTTTCCCATCTCGGTACACGACACGGTGCTGACCGGCCGCTACGGCCTGATGCGCCATGACCCGCTGTGGCAGCGCCTGCTGCCCCGCCATTGGGCCAACCCCGACCATCGCCAGGCGGTGGAAGCCGCCCTCGACGCCGTCGACATGGCCGACTATGCCGCCCGCCCCATCGGTGAGCTATCCGGGGGGCAGAAGAAGCGCGTCATGCTGGCGCGCGCCCTGGCACAGCAGGCCAGGATCCTGCTGCTCGACGAGCCCCTGGCAGGGGTCGATCCCCCCAGCGAGAAGCTGATTCTCGCCACCCTCGAGCGCGAGCGCAGCGCCGGGCGGACCATCATCATGGTGACCCACGACATGCCGAGCGCACGCGTCCATGCCGACAACGTGCTGCTGATCAATCGCACGCTCGTCGGCCTGGGCACCCCGGACGAGATGCTCAACGACACCATGCTGGCGCGCCTGGCGGTAGGTACCCCAGACGCCATGCGGGGAGGTGCGCGTGTCGCTGCTTGA
- a CDS encoding metal ABC transporter solute-binding protein, Zn/Mn family, with protein MPLPRGWMLLSALALALSNTAHAEESPLRVATTFSVLGDLVREVAGDDAEVEVLTPVGAEVHEWELVPSNFVALEKADVVLYNGYGLEQWIGQVEATIGDDVPLVALAEESGYATQPIATGDFAGEADPHMWMDPRAAAEYARVAAEVLAEARPDAADAFRSRAEALGESLHALHDELTESLATIPEERRLLITSEAAFLYFADAFGFEHDGIWGNNAEQEGSPHQVMRIVDKIEERQPAAIFWESTISDRHVRSVASETEVKIAGPLYVDSLSEPEGEAPDYPGMLRHNVQLLLDTLGGER; from the coding sequence ATGCCGCTTCCCAGGGGATGGATGCTGCTCAGCGCCCTTGCGCTGGCCTTGTCGAACACGGCCCATGCCGAGGAGTCGCCGCTCCGGGTGGCGACCACCTTCTCGGTGCTGGGGGACTTGGTGCGTGAGGTGGCAGGCGACGACGCCGAGGTCGAGGTGCTGACCCCGGTGGGCGCGGAAGTGCACGAATGGGAACTGGTGCCGAGCAACTTCGTGGCCCTCGAGAAGGCCGACGTCGTGCTCTACAACGGCTATGGCCTGGAGCAGTGGATCGGCCAGGTCGAGGCCACGATAGGTGACGACGTGCCGCTGGTCGCGCTGGCCGAGGAGAGCGGCTATGCGACCCAGCCGATCGCCACCGGCGACTTCGCCGGCGAGGCCGACCCGCACATGTGGATGGATCCGCGTGCCGCCGCCGAGTACGCCCGGGTGGCCGCCGAAGTCCTCGCCGAGGCCCGGCCGGACGCCGCCGATGCCTTCCGCTCGCGTGCCGAGGCGCTGGGAGAATCGCTTCACGCCCTGCACGACGAACTCACGGAATCCCTCGCCACCATTCCCGAGGAGCGGCGCCTGCTCATCACCAGCGAAGCGGCCTTCCTCTATTTTGCCGACGCCTTCGGCTTCGAGCACGACGGCATCTGGGGCAACAATGCCGAGCAGGAGGGCTCGCCGCATCAGGTCATGCGCATCGTCGACAAGATCGAGGAGCGCCAGCCGGCCGCCATCTTCTGGGAGAGCACGATTTCCGATCGCCACGTGCGCAGCGTGGCCAGCGAGACCGAAGTGAAGATCGCCGGCCCGCTCTACGTCGATTCCCTCAGCGAGCCGGAGGGCGAGGCGCCGGACTATCCCGGGATGCTGCGCCACAACGTCCAGCTACTGCTCGATACCCTGGGAGGCGAACGATGA
- the mntR gene encoding manganese-binding transcriptional regulator MntR: MTDTPDDVTPDRLCKADALPPSDQHAQQYAAVRNAHETELLEDYVELIAHLLKHQGEARSTDIAARMGVSQATVSKTVTRLKALGLVSSKPYRSLFLTEKGEAMAAMSHQRHAIVLQFLRALGVSDRIARIDAEGMEHHVSQETLDIMQRYTREQERRGS; this comes from the coding sequence ATGACCGACACCCCAGATGACGTGACGCCGGATCGCCTTTGCAAGGCGGATGCCCTGCCGCCCAGCGACCAGCATGCGCAGCAGTATGCTGCCGTGCGCAATGCCCATGAAACCGAGCTGCTCGAGGATTACGTCGAGTTGATCGCCCACTTGCTGAAGCATCAGGGCGAGGCGCGTTCGACCGATATCGCCGCGCGGATGGGGGTCAGCCAGGCCACGGTGTCGAAGACCGTGACCCGGCTCAAGGCGCTGGGGCTGGTCTCCAGCAAGCCCTATCGTTCGCTGTTCCTGACGGAAAAGGGAGAAGCCATGGCGGCCATGTCGCATCAGCGTCATGCCATCGTGCTGCAGTTCCTGCGTGCCCTCGGCGTCAGCGATCGCATTGCGCGCATCGATGCCGAGGGCATGGAGCATCACGTCAGCCAGGAGACCCTGGACATCATGCAGCGCTATACCCGCGAGCAGGAGCGTCGCGGTTCCTGA
- the thiE gene encoding thiamine phosphate synthase produces the protein MPLDLSLYLVTDPELCARHGLVETVVAAVRGGVSVVQLRDKQASDGEMIDQARRLKAALAGSGVPLIINDRLAVAVESGADGLHIGQDDGDVAAARAALGENAILGLSVQNHDQLARLDPARLDYLGLGPVFATSTKRDHARPLGFDGLAALVAASPLPAVAIGGLKAKHARAVREAGARGPAVVSAICGQPDPEAAARAFFAD, from the coding sequence ATGCCACTCGACCTTTCCCTCTATCTGGTAACCGACCCCGAGCTCTGCGCCCGCCATGGCCTGGTGGAGACCGTCGTCGCCGCGGTGCGCGGCGGGGTCAGCGTCGTGCAACTTCGCGACAAGCAGGCTTCCGACGGCGAGATGATCGACCAGGCGCGCCGTCTCAAGGCCGCCCTGGCCGGCAGCGGCGTACCGCTGATCATCAACGATCGCCTGGCGGTGGCAGTGGAGAGCGGCGCCGACGGCCTGCATATCGGCCAGGACGACGGCGACGTGGCCGCGGCCCGTGCCGCGCTGGGCGAAAACGCCATTCTCGGCCTCTCGGTGCAGAACCACGACCAGCTCGCCCGCCTCGACCCGGCCCGGTTGGACTATCTCGGCCTCGGCCCGGTATTCGCCACTTCGACCAAGCGCGACCACGCCAGGCCGCTGGGCTTCGACGGCCTGGCCGCGCTGGTGGCGGCAAGCCCGCTGCCGGCGGTGGCCATCGGCGGGCTCAAGGCGAAGCACGCCAGGGCCGTGCGGGAGGCCGGCGCCAGGGGGCCGGCGGTGGTATCGGCGATCTGCGGCCAGCCGGATCCGGAAGCCGCTGCCCGGGCGTTCTTCGCCGATTGA
- a CDS encoding C40 family peptidase — MPTSSLPTPVAPRPLRHLAERLFRHLAYLLALALLAGCASRDLATHDPRSDALSIERALILATAREALGTPYRLGGNTPKGLDCSGLVEMAYRAAGIRVPRTADEQYRNLPAVERAQPGDLLFFGDGRKATHVGIYRGDGQMIHAPGSGRRVSSVPLHIDYWQDRFLGAAGPAP; from the coding sequence ATGCCGACCTCGTCCCTGCCAACCCCGGTGGCGCCAAGGCCGCTCCGTCACCTCGCCGAGCGCCTTTTCCGCCACTTGGCCTACCTGCTGGCGCTGGCCCTGCTGGCCGGCTGTGCCAGCCGCGATCTGGCCACCCACGACCCGCGCAGCGACGCGCTATCCATCGAACGCGCCCTGATCCTGGCTACCGCCAGGGAAGCCCTGGGCACGCCCTATCGGCTGGGCGGCAATACGCCGAAAGGACTCGACTGCTCGGGGCTGGTGGAGATGGCCTACCGGGCGGCAGGCATCCGGGTGCCGCGCACCGCCGACGAGCAGTACCGCAACCTGCCGGCCGTCGAACGTGCCCAGCCCGGCGACCTGCTGTTCTTCGGCGACGGTCGCAAGGCCACCCATGTCGGCATCTACCGCGGCGACGGCCAGATGATCCACGCCCCCGGCAGCGGCCGCAGGGTCAGCAGCGTGCCGCTGCACATCGACTACTGGCAGGATCGGTTTCTAGGTGCCGCCGGCCCCGCGCCCTGA
- the gloA gene encoding lactoylglutathione lyase, whose product MSFKGEQHPGVQAPTADSQGFRLNHTMLRVKDPQKALAFYTRVFGMQVLRRLDFEEMGFSLYFLAKLDENEQVPEDRGERTVWTFGQKGLLELTHNWGTESQDDFAYHDGNAEPQGFGHICFSVPDLEAAEAWFDANEVEFVKRSDQGKMKDVIFVKDVDGYWIEVVQADRLSALGD is encoded by the coding sequence ATGAGCTTCAAGGGAGAGCAGCATCCCGGTGTGCAGGCGCCGACGGCCGATTCGCAGGGCTTTCGTCTCAACCACACCATGTTGCGGGTCAAGGATCCGCAGAAGGCGCTGGCCTTCTACACCCGCGTGTTCGGCATGCAGGTCCTGCGCCGCCTCGATTTCGAGGAGATGGGCTTCTCGCTCTACTTCCTGGCCAAGCTGGATGAAAACGAGCAGGTGCCCGAGGACCGGGGCGAGCGCACGGTGTGGACCTTCGGCCAGAAAGGCCTGCTCGAGCTGACCCACAACTGGGGCACCGAGAGCCAGGACGACTTCGCCTACCACGACGGCAACGCCGAGCCCCAGGGCTTCGGCCACATCTGCTTCTCGGTGCCGGACCTCGAGGCCGCCGAGGCGTGGTTCGACGCCAACGAGGTGGAATTCGTGAAGCGCTCGGACCAGGGCAAGATGAAGGACGTAATTTTCGTCAAGGACGTGGACGGCTACTGGATCGAGGTGGTCCAGGCCGACCGCCTGTCTGCTCTGGGGGATTGA
- a CDS encoding DoxX family protein translates to MQTQATQASPALASASQNQSLQAHATALLRVSLGVMALAHGLLKVFVFTVPGTVGYFESIGLPALIAYLTILAEVGGGLALILGIYSRWVSLALIPVLIGAAWVHAGNGWVFSNPGGGWEYPVFWAVALLVQAGLGSGSLVVSRRFA, encoded by the coding sequence ATGCAAACGCAAGCTACTCAAGCAAGCCCCGCGCTCGCCAGCGCTTCGCAAAACCAATCCCTTCAGGCTCATGCCACCGCCCTGCTGCGCGTGTCGCTCGGCGTCATGGCCCTGGCCCACGGCCTGCTCAAGGTATTCGTGTTTACCGTGCCCGGTACGGTGGGCTACTTCGAATCGATCGGCCTGCCCGCCTTGATCGCCTACCTGACCATCCTCGCCGAGGTCGGCGGCGGTCTGGCCCTGATCCTCGGTATTTACTCACGCTGGGTCAGCCTGGCCCTGATCCCGGTCCTGATCGGCGCCGCCTGGGTGCATGCCGGCAACGGCTGGGTCTTCTCCAACCCGGGCGGCGGCTGGGAGTACCCGGTGTTCTGGGCCGTGGCACTGCTGGTACAGGCCGGCCTCGGCAGCGGTAGCCTGGTCGTCAGCCGTCGCTTCGCCTGA
- a CDS encoding LysR family transcriptional regulator encodes MNLLDAMTAYVRVAELGSYTRAAETLDLSRTRISRLIMELESHLGVRLLQRTTRRLHLTEAGESYLARAQAILQALEEAEAELGAGSTEVCGRLRVNGPMSFGTRFLSPLITRFMLAHPALEVRLDLSDRRVDLLEEGYDLAIRIGSLPDSSLVARRLARCRLVPCASPGYLARFGEPRTLAELAEHRCLRYRTASGADWQLGDRRIAVHGPLESNNGEVLTQAAEAGLGIAHQPSFLVTESIRQGRLVPLLLEEATVTLGIYGVYPARRHLPAKVERLLDFLAEAWGDPPAWERELGLPPLAQQ; translated from the coding sequence ATGAACCTGCTGGATGCCATGACCGCCTACGTGCGGGTCGCCGAACTCGGCAGCTACACCCGCGCCGCCGAGACGCTGGATCTGTCGCGCACGCGCATCTCGCGCCTGATCATGGAGCTCGAAAGCCACCTGGGCGTGCGCCTGCTGCAGCGGACGACCCGCCGCCTGCATCTCACCGAGGCCGGAGAGAGCTACCTCGCCCGCGCCCAGGCGATCCTGCAGGCGCTGGAGGAGGCCGAAGCGGAGCTGGGCGCCGGCAGCACCGAGGTGTGCGGCCGCCTACGCGTCAACGGCCCGATGTCCTTCGGCACGCGTTTCCTCTCGCCGTTGATCACGCGCTTCATGCTCGCACACCCCGCGCTAGAGGTACGCCTCGATCTCAGCGACCGCCGCGTCGACCTGCTCGAGGAGGGCTACGACCTGGCGATCCGCATCGGCAGCCTGCCCGACTCCAGCCTGGTGGCGCGGCGCCTGGCCCGCTGCCGCCTGGTGCCGTGCGCCTCGCCCGGGTACCTGGCCCGCTTCGGCGAGCCGCGCACGCTGGCGGAGCTGGCCGAGCATCGCTGCCTGCGCTATCGCACCGCCAGCGGTGCCGACTGGCAGCTCGGCGATCGCCGCATTGCCGTTCACGGCCCGCTGGAGAGCAACAACGGCGAGGTCTTGACCCAGGCCGCCGAGGCCGGGCTTGGCATCGCCCATCAGCCGAGCTTTCTGGTGACCGAGAGCATCCGCCAGGGCCGACTGGTGCCACTGCTGCTGGAGGAGGCGACGGTCACCCTGGGGATCTACGGTGTCTATCCGGCACGACGCCACCTGCCGGCCAAGGTCGAGCGACTGCTCGATTTCCTCGCCGAGGCGTGGGGGGATCCGCCGGCGTGGGAAAGGGAGCTCGGATTGCCGCCTCTTGCGCAACAATGA
- a CDS encoding lipocalin-like domain-containing protein: MKRVGMLATLLATAWLAGCEGEPPPSESAGFAGLGQEAGDFAQARRGIPLRFPEDHGAHPDYRIEWWYLTANLTDAGGEPLGLQWTLFRQALTPPHERPAPGPWAADQLWMAHMAVSRGDTHRVAERFARGHTRQDDGQAGTRAEPFRAWIDQWQLASRLEADATSGGDTFAELALTAHQDDEHGGFGYDLTLTAEGPLVLHGEAGFSQKAANGEGSLYYSQPFWRIEGEVTLDGETREVSGRGWLDREWSSQLLDERQQGWDWFSLHFDDGHRLMAFQLRGGGEDGGDYRSGTWIGPDGEPTALAPNEIDMTPLDTRRVAGRELPTRWRLEIPRAGIDLIVEAPHAERWMDTSVPYWEGEVVARGADDGERHGVGYLEMTGY; the protein is encoded by the coding sequence ATGAAGCGCGTCGGCATGCTGGCGACCCTGCTGGCGACCGCCTGGCTTGCCGGCTGCGAAGGCGAGCCACCGCCCAGCGAGTCGGCAGGTTTCGCCGGGCTGGGCCAAGAGGCCGGTGACTTCGCCCAGGCCCGGCGGGGTATCCCCCTGCGCTTCCCCGAGGACCACGGCGCCCACCCGGACTACCGCATCGAGTGGTGGTATCTCACCGCCAACCTCACGGACGCGGGCGGCGAGCCGCTGGGCCTGCAGTGGACCCTGTTCCGCCAGGCACTGACGCCACCCCACGAGCGCCCTGCGCCCGGTCCCTGGGCCGCCGACCAGCTGTGGATGGCCCATATGGCGGTCTCCCGAGGGGACACCCACCGCGTGGCGGAGCGCTTCGCCCGCGGCCATACGCGGCAGGACGACGGCCAGGCGGGAACGAGGGCCGAGCCCTTCCGCGCCTGGATCGACCAGTGGCAGCTGGCCAGCCGACTCGAAGCGGATGCGACGAGCGGGGGCGACACCTTCGCCGAACTGGCACTGACGGCACATCAGGACGACGAGCACGGCGGCTTCGGCTATGACCTGACGCTGACCGCCGAGGGGCCGCTGGTATTGCACGGCGAAGCCGGCTTCAGCCAGAAGGCCGCCAACGGTGAAGGTTCGCTCTACTATAGCCAGCCGTTCTGGCGCATCGAGGGCGAGGTCACCCTGGACGGAGAGACCAGAGAGGTAAGCGGACGCGGCTGGCTCGACCGCGAGTGGAGCAGCCAGCTGCTCGACGAGCGCCAGCAGGGCTGGGACTGGTTCTCGCTGCACTTCGATGATGGCCATCGGCTGATGGCCTTCCAACTGCGCGGCGGCGGCGAAGACGGCGGCGACTACCGCTCGGGCACCTGGATCGGTCCCGATGGCGAACCCACCGCACTGGCCCCGAATGAGATCGACATGACCCCGCTCGATACCCGGCGCGTGGCGGGCCGCGAGCTGCCGACCCGCTGGCGCCTGGAGATACCCCGTGCCGGGATCGACCTGATCGTCGAGGCACCCCACGCCGAACGCTGGATGGATACCAGCGTGCCCTACTGGGAAGGCGAAGTGGTCGCCCGCGGCGCCGACGACGGCGAGCGCCACGGGGTAGGATACCTGGAGATGACCGGGTACTGA
- a CDS encoding ABC transporter permease gives MLTALATLLSHYKRHPGQLAMLLLGLWVAGALWSGVQAINASARDSYARAEALFTTGLDRLERRDGEPLTRDDYLRLRRAGWLVSPLLEGRLEAPDGTELRVIGIDPLTLPGDSAFAAASSQGELADFLTPPWQTRIAPDTLPALDLSHREAAGAEPRLANRRMPPLVLTPTLPPGTLVMDIAAAARLLDSGERLSRLVTAPGALERAPEGLVLTRAATLVSPGQLTESFHLNLTAMALLALVVGLFIVQAALGLALEQRLGMLRTLRALGVTGRGLVGLLALELALLGVVGAVAGIVSGVWLARVLLPDVAATLGSLYGAEVAVTLNLPWHYWLGGLGVTLGGLLLAGSGVLWRAARLSVLGLGQAQAWRAGFLRQLRGMALAGAAVAAVGLGLWAWLARQPAGEGLLAGFALIAALLLASALLLPSLLALVLAGLGRLVARRPLAHWALADLQLQLPRLALAMMALLIALSANLGVSSMVGGFRLTFLDWLDQRLMADYYLRPPPEQFDTVQAWLAERPEVDELLPTRHAEATLVEIDGSGGSRSPQLPVGLYGITPGETLIPSWPLLDTQAGRDAAWQAFAAGKAAFVNEQLAIDQELAPGDRLTLTGPGVRETLPVAAVYPDYGNTRGEVLLATPHLAERFAAAPSSIGIVLTASADEAALRDALRQRFELGGDALVDQREVKRVSVEIFERTFTITRALSVLTLAVAALALLASLLAQARERRRQLAPLWALGVPRARLVTVQLAQLGGMALAVGALAVPLGSVLALGLVAVINVAAFGWRLPLHIFPEDIALTLATAAAVALLAAALPAARLWHAPPRALLAEEAP, from the coding sequence ATGCTGACCGCCCTGGCGACACTGCTTTCACACTACAAGCGCCACCCCGGCCAGCTCGCCATGCTGCTGCTGGGGCTGTGGGTGGCCGGTGCGCTATGGAGCGGCGTACAGGCGATCAACGCCTCGGCACGCGACAGCTACGCCCGCGCCGAGGCGCTGTTCACCACCGGGCTCGACCGCCTGGAGCGCCGCGACGGCGAGCCGCTGACGCGCGACGACTACCTGCGCCTGCGCCGTGCCGGCTGGCTCGTATCGCCCCTGCTGGAAGGCCGGCTCGAGGCCCCGGACGGTACCGAGCTGCGCGTGATCGGCATCGATCCCCTGACCCTGCCCGGCGACAGTGCCTTCGCTGCTGCCTCCAGCCAGGGAGAGCTGGCCGACTTCCTCACCCCGCCGTGGCAGACCCGCATCGCCCCGGACACCCTGCCCGCACTGGACCTGAGCCACCGCGAAGCCGCCGGCGCCGAGCCGCGCCTGGCCAATCGCCGAATGCCGCCGCTGGTGCTCACGCCCACGCTGCCACCCGGCACCCTGGTCATGGATATCGCCGCGGCGGCGCGCCTGCTCGACAGCGGCGAACGGCTGTCACGCCTGGTCACCGCCCCGGGCGCACTCGAACGCGCCCCCGAGGGGCTGGTACTGACCCGAGCGGCCACACTGGTCTCGCCCGGTCAGCTCACCGAGAGCTTCCATCTCAACCTCACCGCCATGGCGCTGCTGGCACTGGTGGTGGGGCTGTTCATCGTCCAGGCGGCGCTGGGCCTGGCGCTGGAGCAACGCCTGGGCATGCTGCGTACGCTGCGTGCCTTGGGCGTGACGGGGCGCGGCCTGGTCGGGCTGCTCGCCCTGGAGCTGGCGCTGCTGGGTGTCGTCGGCGCCGTGGCCGGTATCGTCAGCGGCGTATGGCTGGCGCGCGTGCTGTTGCCCGACGTGGCCGCCACCCTGGGCAGCCTCTACGGCGCCGAGGTGGCGGTCACGCTCAACCTCCCTTGGCACTACTGGCTCGGCGGGCTCGGCGTCACCCTGGGCGGCCTGCTGCTGGCGGGCAGCGGCGTGCTGTGGCGGGCGGCGCGCCTCAGCGTGCTGGGGCTGGGCCAGGCCCAGGCCTGGCGCGCCGGCTTCCTGCGCCAGCTGCGCGGCATGGCACTGGCAGGGGCCGCAGTCGCAGCGGTCGGTCTGGGGCTGTGGGCATGGCTCGCGCGCCAGCCCGCCGGCGAGGGGCTGCTGGCCGGCTTCGCCCTGATCGCCGCACTGCTGCTGGCCAGCGCCCTGCTGCTGCCCTCGCTGCTGGCCCTGGTGCTGGCCGGCCTCGGCCGCCTCGTTGCCCGCCGGCCGCTGGCCCACTGGGCGCTGGCCGACCTGCAGCTGCAGTTGCCCAGGCTGGCGCTCGCCATGATGGCGCTGCTGATCGCGCTCTCCGCCAACCTGGGCGTGAGCAGCATGGTCGGCGGCTTCCGCCTGACGTTCCTCGACTGGCTCGACCAGCGCCTGATGGCAGACTACTACCTGCGCCCGCCGCCCGAGCAGTTCGACACGGTGCAGGCGTGGCTGGCCGAGCGCCCCGAGGTCGACGAACTGCTGCCGACCCGTCACGCCGAGGCCACGCTGGTGGAGATCGACGGCAGCGGCGGATCACGCTCGCCGCAGCTGCCGGTCGGCCTCTACGGCATCACCCCGGGCGAGACGCTGATCCCGAGCTGGCCGCTGCTCGACACCCAGGCCGGGCGCGACGCCGCCTGGCAGGCGTTCGCCGCGGGCAAGGCCGCCTTCGTCAACGAGCAACTCGCCATCGATCAGGAACTGGCCCCGGGCGACCGTCTGACGCTGACGGGCCCGGGCGTACGCGAGACACTGCCGGTGGCCGCGGTCTATCCCGACTACGGCAACACCCGCGGCGAAGTGCTGCTGGCCACGCCTCACCTGGCCGAGCGCTTCGCCGCTGCGCCCAGTTCGATCGGCATCGTGCTCACCGCGAGCGCCGATGAGGCGGCGCTGCGTGACGCGCTGCGCCAGCGCTTCGAACTCGGCGGCGATGCGCTGGTGGACCAGCGCGAGGTGAAGCGGGTCTCCGTCGAGATCTTCGAGCGCACCTTCACCATCACCCGAGCGCTGAGCGTATTGACCCTGGCCGTGGCCGCGCTGGCCCTGCTGGCGAGCCTGCTGGCCCAGGCGCGGGAGCGTCGCCGCCAGCTCGCCCCACTGTGGGCGCTGGGCGTGCCGCGCGCCCGGCTGGTCACGGTGCAGCTGGCCCAGCTCGGCGGCATGGCACTGGCCGTCGGCGCCCTCGCCGTGCCGCTGGGCAGCGTGCTGGCGCTGGGCCTGGTGGCGGTGATCAACGTGGCCGCCTTCGGCTGGCGCCTGCCGTTGCACATCTTCCCCGAGGATATCGCCCTGACCCTGGCGACGGCCGCCGCGGTGGCACTGCTCGCCGCGGCGTTGCCGGCGGCTCGCCTGTGGCATGCGCCGCCCCGCGCCCTGCTGGCGGAGGAGGCGCCATGA
- a CDS encoding ABC transporter ATP-binding protein: MLEFRQVHKAYATPQGPLAVLTAVDLELRPGESLALMGESGSGKSTLLHLAAGLDLPDSGEVIVAGRSVAALDEPDRARLRRETLGLVFQQFHLVPSLNVSDNLRLQARLAKRETPKWSAHLIERLGLAGLERRYPEQLSGGQQQRLAIGRALASRPALLLADEPTGNLDETTAAEVLELLLDLVREAGSALLMVTHSPQVAAPLDRCLRLTHGRLEPPSGQEASHR, from the coding sequence ATGCTCGAATTTCGCCAGGTTCACAAGGCCTACGCCACACCCCAAGGCCCGCTCGCGGTGCTCACCGCCGTCGACCTCGAGCTGCGCCCCGGCGAGAGCCTGGCGCTGATGGGCGAGTCGGGCAGCGGCAAGTCGACCCTGCTGCACCTGGCGGCGGGGCTCGACCTGCCGGATAGCGGCGAAGTGATCGTCGCCGGCCGTTCGGTCGCTGCGCTGGACGAGCCGGACCGCGCCCGGCTGCGCCGCGAGACCCTGGGGTTGGTGTTCCAGCAGTTTCACCTCGTGCCGAGCCTGAACGTGAGCGACAACCTGCGCCTGCAGGCGCGGCTGGCCAAGCGCGAAACGCCGAAGTGGTCGGCGCACCTGATCGAGCGCCTGGGCCTGGCGGGCCTCGAGCGGCGCTACCCGGAACAGCTCTCGGGCGGCCAGCAGCAGCGCCTGGCCATCGGCCGTGCCCTGGCGTCCCGCCCCGCCCTGCTGCTCGCCGACGAGCCCACCGGCAACCTTGACGAGACCACCGCCGCTGAGGTGCTCGAGCTGCTGCTCGACCTGGTGCGCGAGGCCGGCAGTGCGCTGCTGATGGTGACCCACAGCCCGCAGGTCGCCGCCCCGCTGGACCGCTGCCTGCGCCTGACCCACGGCCGGCTCGAGCCGCCTTCCGGCCAAGAGGCGAGCCACCGCTGA